TCAGGGTGAGGTTGGCCTCCTTTAACCTctcgaatatttttttcagagttTTCAGATGCTGGGACCAAGTATCTGTGTAGGCAACGACGTCATCGAGGTAGACTTCACAATTTTCAACCTCGGCTAAAACCAGGTGCATCAACCGCTGGAAAGTGGCGGGTGCATTTCGGAGACCAAAAGGCATGACAGTATACTGCAGGAAACTATCAGGGGTGACAAAAGCAGAAATTTCAGAGGCACGAGGAGTTAATGGGACCTGCCAATAACCTTTCAACAAATCAAGTTTTGTGACAAATGTAGCTGATCCTACCCGGTCCACGCAATCCTCCATTCTGGGTAGCGGGTAGGAATCAGGCTTTGTGACATTATTCACCTTTCTGAAATCAGTGCAGAAACGTGGGGTCTGGTCTTGCTTGGGCACCAGCAAGCAAGGAGAACTCCAGGGGCTGGAGCTTCGAACAGCCAATCCATTTTCAAGCATGTAATCAACCTCTGTCTTACATAGGGTGCGCTTGGTCGGGTTCACACGGTAGGCATGCTGCTTAATGGGCAGGTGATCACCCACATCAATGTCATGGGCGAGGACAGTGGTACGGGATGGGGTGTCATTAAACAGAGTGAGATGGGTATTAATCAGCTGAGTGATATCATTTTTCTCTGCAACATTCAGATGCTGCAGATGGCCTGGCAGATCTGCAAGAATTTGCGAGTTTTTCGAGGTTATGAGGATGTTGGATcgttgaaatatttttattttatgttaactgCAATGGTGTACATTGTTATTGTGATTGTCAACACTTCTCTGATTGTGGTTATCTGTGTGAACAGAAGCTTACATGAACCtatgtacatttttctgtgcagcCTGTTTGTAAATGAACTGTATGGTACTGCAGGGATGTTGCCATTCATTCTGGTTCAGATCCTCTCTGACATTCACactatttctgtttctttgtgtttcctgcagatgttctgtttgcatacatatataaaaatagaaatatttaatttagccATCATGTCTTATGACAGATATCTTGCTATCTGTTGTCCTCTACAATATAACACACGTATGACATGTAAGAAAGCAGTTATCTTTATTCTTGCTGTATGGTTGTACTCTTTTGTCAGTTTCCTGATTACTCTATCCTTAAACATACGTTTGACACGTTGTGGAAACACCATAAACAGTTTGGGTTGTACAAACTACCAAGTCGCAGAGTTGGCCTGTTCTGACCCCAAAGTGAATAATATTTATGGACTGTTTGCTAATGTTCTCCTATTAGTCCCCCTGTTTCCAATCCTTTTCTCCTACATGAAGAttcttattgtgtgtttttctggctcCAAACAGACGAGACAGAAAGCTGTCAGTACCTGCACACCTCACCTCACTTCTCTGATTTACTTTTCTTTAGGCTACATTTTTGTAGTCATTCAGAGTAGAATTGATATGAGCAGTGTACCCAGAGAACTGCgtattattctgtctctgtatcTTCTCATCGTGCCGCCATTTTTGAATCCTATCATGTTTGGATTGCAACTATCAAAATTACGTAATACATGTAAACATGTCCTCTGTTATAAAATGTTGGCTTGCCAAAGAGATTAAatattgataaaataaataaagtgtcagtAAATTATTCCTAACATCGTATCTTGAAATGTGCTGAATGgaaacacatatatatgtaaacacacatatacatgtatTGTAACACACTAAGTCTGCACCAAGCCAAACAACATTTACTGAACGATCCGGATTGTGTTTATATGCCTGAAAGGAAATCCTATACAAGGATAGAGAGGAAAACTCATCAGTTCTTACTTGTTTAATTGCAGTTTCCAAAGTCTATGATGGTGTTAAGGTATTGTGTTAACACAGTcaatttgtattatattttaattctgTATCACAAATATACATGAGTATAACATCACtaacatataaaaaacataattatcacACACAAAGTGTGTGTACATTTATGAAGAACtaaagttaattaaaatgttaatccaCTCTAGAAAGCCACTGAAACACCAGGCCAGAACAGAGCGAAAGGCTCACTCTGGGGGGACGTCCAGACCACAGACTCCACTGAAAGAGGCCAAAACTGGCCTGAACTTGTtctgagaagagaaagaaaggggaATTTTAGTTTTCAGTAGGTCCAGCCCATGTAGGTGGAGTTTGCCAAATTTAAACAATATGGCATTATTGTCATGAGAGACAAAGTAATATTTGGGTTGAAAATAAGGAGCAGACCAGATAGTAGGAGTATAAacaaatgtgaaatgtaaaaaatttgaGTTGATGTTCCGAAGAAACAATTTGGGTCTTATTCTTGTTTTGGAATAAACTCTCTGACCAGTGAAGAGGCCAAGTGTTGGAGAGGCCCACATGCCTTTGCATGGCAGGCTATTTCTGTAGAACCTCCAATAAATCAGAGAACGTCATAGAGGGATCCAAAAAATTATTTGCAGAATTTAGGCTTTCTAGTGTGTCCACATGACAAGTGAAATGTGGAGAGGATCTCAGCATCATTTGGGGGTCAGCAACAGTGTGAGACAGGTGagatttatttttgatatttgcATCATCTGACAAAAATACTTCCTGTTAGGTCGTCTCCTGTTTagtaaaagagaaaagcatAGCAGACATATGTGCATGCTCTGAGTGTGATCAGCTTCCATCCACACAGAAGCCTTAATAAAGTGATGGGAAGGCTAATGTGTGGGAAAAGAAAGGA
This is a stretch of genomic DNA from Centropristis striata isolate RG_2023a ecotype Rhode Island chromosome 4, C.striata_1.0, whole genome shotgun sequence. It encodes these proteins:
- the LOC131970708 gene encoding olfactory receptor 4B13-like gives rise to the protein MLLNGQVITHINVMGEDSGTGWGVIKQSEMGINQLSDIIFLCNIQMLQMAWQICKNLRVFRGYEDVGSLKYFYFMLTAMVYIVIVIVNTSLIVVICVNRSLHEPMYIFLCSLFVNELYGTAGMLPFILVQILSDIHTISVSLCFLQMFCLHTYIKIEIFNLAIMSYDRYLAICCPLQYNTRMTCKKAVIFILAVWLYSFVSFLITLSLNIRLTRCGNTINSLGCTNYQVAELACSDPKVNNIYGLFANVLLLVPLFPILFSYMKILIVCFSGSKQTRQKAVSTCTPHLTSLIYFSLGYIFVVIQSRIDMSSVPRELRIILSLYLLIVPPFLNPIMFGLQLSKLRPAH